One part of the Mytilus trossulus isolate FHL-02 chromosome 11, PNRI_Mtr1.1.1.hap1, whole genome shotgun sequence genome encodes these proteins:
- the LOC134691544 gene encoding uncharacterized protein LOC134691544 produces MDQANDDMIGIRKLTYWKTYGVKRFPYRGKRKYTPLVYQADNGGIVISNDIFGLTIRQFERMYKDCLDRRKTHENWIMNLRYPDKTSNEYLEYLDQCTDCNKEFLSWTENDSINNHLVKHLIRTIGNEIDIRKRQLLFILHDIISNANDENLTQISSGSLAEGLDLPGSDIDIMFVDEIVNVTRIKRNIKHPVQRTEVFMETDADHPGFTRLRLVAGGTRKSTFLSPKCFVSTHTGQYLSTTTFVNRLKQKHQKHRQNFTTHGPCLSDKNQTFDIACCLRSTYLPYNSLPWIFRYRRQWPPNVTIDRIINNGCLLVPVGPRIMPNCDLLWRISFSVAEKQLVHSFNFTQLLCYGLLKLTLKRIVNTNDVVKDLLCSYFLKTALFWVSEEVDIDTFKLPNLCICFSLCLNKLISWVNTCYCPNYFIPEHNMFLGKINQYNNYSLLSVLNSIKYSGISGLMQNLFHSYPCKKKCYPPYSETSVQSIIMLDFLFYRIPHLLKNGSRMTSNLTKIYKVLKNIKFLQNSESSTFHISVCKYHYASISQQAAQRLPTLKQIKTNYKIRRSYHRHLHDGLQSDAVTGWLLYASFYYVTEQYNVTLRLTEYVLSKCLPDIVCLTESYYSESVIDNYRHRVHYSMSLNAKMKTYVLDNIIYLQYSSLIPQELELEVEYDLFIISPIVMSHCLRFLCYHHIGDTFNRQQELRHLFLPRYESMCSLSNTYTLIGVCCQISGDKDTAFQCYDQALQCDRFICTTAENRKSRLLNI; encoded by the exons atGGACCAGGCAAATGACGACATGATTGGAATAAGAAAACTTACATACTGGAAGACATATGGGGTTAAACGTTTTCCTTACCGTGGAAAGCGCAAATACACCCCATTGGTTTACCAGGCTGATAATGGAGGAATCGTTATCTCAAATGACATTTTCGGATTGACAATCAGACAGTTTGAACGCATGTATAAAGATTGTTTAGATAGAAGAAAAACACACGAAAATTGGATAATGAATCTTCGATATCCCGACAAAACTTCAAATGAATATCTGGAATACTTAGATCAGTGTACAGACTGCAATAAAG agTTTTTGTCTTGGACTGAAAATGATTCTATAAACAACCACTTGGTTAAACACCTGATAAGAACAATAGGTAATGAAATAGACATACGTAAAAGACAACTTTTGTTTATCTTACATGATATAATATCCAATGCAAATGAcgaaaatttaacacaaatatCCAGTGGGAGTTTAGCAGAAGGACTGGATTTACCTGGAAGTGACATAGATATCATGTTTGTCGATGAAATAGTAAACGTAACACggattaaaagaaatattaaacatCCGGTACAACGTACTGAAGTATTTATGGAGACAGATGCTGATCATCCTGGATTTACTAGACTCAGGTTGGTAGCAGGAGGGACAAGAAAAAGCACTTTTCTATCTCCGAAATGTTTTGTCAGTACACACACAGGTCAATATTTATCAACGACCACCTTTGTAAATCGTCTAAAGCAGAAACACCAGAAGCATCGACAGAATTTCACAACACACGGTCCCTGCTTATCagataaaaatcaaacttttgatATTGCATGCTGCCTAAGAAGTACATATTTGCCGTACAATTCTTTGCCCTGGATATTCCGTTATCGACGGCAATGGCCCCCTAATGTCACCATTGACAGGATAATAAATAACGGTTGTTTGTTAGTACCTGTTGGACCCAGGATTATGCCAAATTGTGATTTGTTATGGAGAATATCTTTCTCTGTTGCAGAAAAACAACTTGTACATTCGTTTAATTTCACTCAACTCTTGTGTTACGGTCTTCTTAAATTAACATTAAAGCGTATTGTAAACACAAACGACGTGGTCAAAGATTTGTTGTGTTCTTACTTTTTGAAGACGGCTTTATTCTGGGTCTCAGAGGAAGTAGATATTGACACATTTAAATTACCTAActtgtgtatttgtttttctctttgcCTAAATAAGCTGATATCATGGGTAAACACCTGTTACTGTCCAAACTATTTCATACCTGAACACAACATGTTCTTAGGAAAGATCAATCAATATAACAATTACTCACTACTCAGTGTACTGAATAGTATAAAGTATAGTGGAATTAGTGGATTGATGCAGAATTTATTTCATTCTTAtccttgtaaaaaaaagtgttatccACCATATAGTGAAACCAGCGTACAATCAATAATAATGTTAGACTTTCTGTTTTACAGAATTCCTCATTTGTTGAAGAATGGTTCGAGAATGACGTCAAatcttacaaaaatatataaagtactaaaaaatattaaatttttacaaaattctgaATCGTCTACATTTCATATAAgtgtttgtaagtatcattaTGCTTCCATCAGTCAACAAGCTGCACAACGATTACCGAcactaaaacaaattaaaacaaattataaaatacgtAGAAGTTACCATAGACATTTACATGACGGTTTACAGAGTGATGCTGTGACAGGTTGGTTGTTATACGCGTCGTTTTATTATGTAACAGAACAGTACAATGTAACACTCAGACTTACGGAGTATGTGCTATCAAAATGTTTACCCGATATAGTGTGTTTAACAGAATCGTATTACAGTGAATCAGTAATAGATAATTATAGACATCGTGTACATTATTCAATGTCATTGAATGCAAagatgaaaacatatgttttagATAATATCATATACTTACAATACTCATCATTAATACCACAAGAACTAGAGCTGGAGGTAGAATAcgatttatttataatatcacCTATTGTAATGTCTCACTGTCTAAGATTTCTATGCTATCATCATATTGGTGATACTTTCAACAGACAACAGGAATTACGTCATTTATTTTTACCACGTTATGAATCAATGTGTTCACTCTCTAATACATATACACTAATTGGAGTATGTTGTCAAATATCCGGTGATAAGGACACAGCTTTTCAATGTTATGATCAAGCTTTGCAATGTGATAGGTTTATATGTACCACAGCAGAAAACAGGAAGTCAAGACTTTTAAacatctaa